A genomic stretch from Chitinophaga agri includes:
- the rpsG gene encoding 30S ribosomal protein S7, which yields MRKQAAKKMPLAPDPRFNDKQVTRFVNNVMEQGKKSIAFKIFYDSIDRVSQITGENGYDVWKKALVNVTPAVEVRSRRIGGATFQIPSEVRPDRKISLCMKWLIRYATERNGKSMAEKLANEIVAASKGEGGAFKKKEDTHRMAEANKAFSHFRI from the coding sequence ATGAGAAAGCAAGCTGCAAAGAAGATGCCTCTGGCTCCGGATCCGCGCTTTAACGACAAACAGGTTACCCGGTTTGTAAACAACGTGATGGAACAGGGCAAAAAGAGCATTGCCTTTAAAATATTCTATGACTCTATCGACAGAGTTAGCCAGATAACTGGTGAAAACGGTTACGATGTTTGGAAAAAAGCACTGGTAAACGTTACTCCTGCTGTAGAAGTTAGAAGCCGTCGTATTGGTGGTGCTACCTTCCAGATTCCTTCTGAGGTTCGTCCTGACAGAAAGATTTCTCTGTGCATGAAATGGTTGATCCGTTACGCTACTGAGAGAAATGGTAAGAGCATGGCTGAGAAACTGGCGAACGAAATCGTAGCAGCAAGTAAAGGTGAAGGTGGAGCTTTCAAAAAGAAAGAAGATACTCACCGTATGGCTGAAGCGAACAAGGCATTCTCCCACTTCAGAATCTAA